In Nicotiana tabacum cultivar K326 chromosome 11, ASM71507v2, whole genome shotgun sequence, a single window of DNA contains:
- the LOC107782286 gene encoding scarecrow-like protein 14, with product MFDRVLLCSAGKIESALRKTWQTISRRNALENGVSKGSNGKKSQGKKQGSKRDVVELNKNSQAKKQGGKRDVVDLRTLLTLCAQAVAVENQRTANELLKQIRQSSSPMGDGMQRLAYYFADGLEARMAGSGTHIYRALITRPVSAADVLKGYQLLLAACPFRKISSFFSNKAIMNLAENASKVHIIDIGIMWGFQWPALIQRLSSRPGGPPKLRITGIDFPHPGFRPAVRVEETGRRLANYAKSFNVPFEFNAIAQKWETIKLEDLKINNGEVFVVNCLYRFRNLLDETVDVNSPRNVVLNLIGKLNPDVFILGIVNGAYNAPFFITRFREALFHYSSLFDMLEANIPREVHERMLIEKNILGREAMNVIACEAAERIERPETYKQWQVRIMKAGFRQLPLDEEIMRMATERFKVYDKNFVIDVDSEWLLQGWKGRIGYALSTWKAAC from the coding sequence ATGTTCGATAGGGTGCTGCTATGCAGTGCAGGAAAAATTGAATCTGCTCTTCGCAAGACCTGGCAGACTATATCTAGGCGAAATGCGTTGGAGAACGGCGTTTCAAAGGGATCTAATGGTAAGAAGTCACAAGGAAAGAAACAAGGGAGTAAACGAGATGTAGTGGAATTGAATAAGAATTCACAAGCAAAGAAACAAGGGGGTAAAAGAGATGTAGTAGACTTGAGAACACTCTTGACACTTTGTGCACAAGCTGTTGCTGTGGAAAATCAAAGGACAGCAAATGAGCTTCTAAAGCAGATCAGACAAAGTTCTTCTCCAATGGGGGACGGGATGCAGAGGTTAGCCTATTATTTTGCTGATGGTCTTGAGGCACGGATGGCGGGTTCTGGCACTCATATCTATAGAGCCCTTATTACACGGCCTGTATCAGCCGCTGATGTCTTGAAAGGTTACCAGCTACTGCTCGCTGCCTGCCCGTTCAGGAAGATCTCTAGCTTTTTCTCAAATAAGGCGATTATGAATTTAGCTGAAAATGCTTCAAAAGTACATATTATAGATATTGGTATTATGTGGGGTTTTCAATGGCCTGCCCTCATACAACGTCTCTCTTCTAGACCGGGTGGACCTCCCAAGCTTCGTATAACTGGGATTGATTTTCCACATCCTGGTTTTCGACCAGCAGTGAGGGTTGAGGAAACGGGGAGACGGTTAGCTAATTATGCAAAGAGTTTCAATGTTCCTTTTGAGTTCAATGCTATAGCGCAGAAGTGGGAAACGATTAAACTCGAGGATCTTAAGATCAATAACGGTGAGGTTTTTGTCGTGAACTGTTTGTACCGTTTTAGGAATCTGCTCGATGAGACTGTGGATGTAAATAGTCCAAGAAATGTTGTTCTGAATCTTATCGGGAAATTGAATCCAGATGTTTTCATACTGGGGATAGTAAATGGTGCTTATAATGCCCCATTTTTCATCACACGATTCCGCGAGGCTCTTTTCCATTACTCATCCTTGTTTGATATGCTTGAAGCTAATATTCCCCGGGAAGTGCACGAGAGGATGCTGATTGAAAAGAATATACTTGGTCGGGAGGCAATGAATGTCATCGCGTGTGAAGCAGCTGAGAGAATTGAACGGCCAGAAACATACAAGCAGTGGCAAGTCCGAATTATGAAAGCTGGTTTTCGACAGCTACCTTTGGATGAGGAGATCATGAGGATGGCAACGGAACGATTCAAGGTGTACGACAAGAATTTCGTGATCGATGTAGATAGTGAATGGCTACTGCAAGGATGGAAGGGTCGTATCGGATATGCACTTTCAACATGGAAAGCAGCTTGTTAA
- the LOC107782284 gene encoding scarecrow-like protein 14: MKIDRGFMGLYEAGSAIKIEDEAQSFLPDPNLINNLRVSDNLVNNNHVDISPFQSNTLVRSTAEEDYDFSDVVLKYINQMLMEEDIEEMSCMFQESAALRVTERSFYEVIGEEYPPPPNLEKLSDLGQNGYNSRERSGFYYSGNDGRDGILCPNWNLDLGGYDVSQVPRFLDGVALRSTSWSPHSSSSTVPDVLVDSPVSTLRIPDIFCDSESIMQFKKGVEEASKFIPRGNSLFADVRYNVVGGEQNEERNDALVKVEKYGERQSPERSRGKKNPLQEDVVDLTEERNNKQSAVFSESTVRSEMFDRVLLCSAGKNESALRESWQTIPRRNVLQNGVSKGSNGKKSQGNKQGNKQDVVELSKNSQAKKQGGKRDVVDLGTLLILCAQAVAADNRRTANELLKQIRQCCSPMGDGMQRLAYYFADGLEARMAGSGTHIYRALITLPASAADVLKGYQLLLAACPFRKISIFFSNKAIMNLAENASKVHIIDIGIMWGFQWPAIIQRLSSRPGGPPKLRITGIDFPYPGFRPAVRVEETGRRLTNYAKSFNVPFEFNAIAQKWETIKLEDLKINNGEILVVNCLYRFRHLLDETVDVNSPRDVFLNLIRKSNPDVFILGIVNGAYNSPFFITRFREALFHYSSLFDMLEANIPREVHERMLIEKNMLGREAKNVIACEAAERIERPESYKQWQDRIIKAGFRQLPLDEEIMRMATERFKVYDKNFVIDVDNEWLLQGWKGRIGYALSTWKSAC; this comes from the coding sequence ATGAAAATTGATAGAGGTTTCATGGGTTTATATGAGGCAGGATCTGCAATTAAAATAGAGGATGAAGCTCAATCATTTTTACCTGATCCAAATCTGATTAATAATCTCAGAGTTAGTGATAATTTAGTCAACAATAATCATGTTGATATTAGTCCATTTCAATCAAATACTTTAGTCCGATCAACTGCAGAAGAAGATTATGATTTTAGTGATGTGGTGCTTAAGTATATAAATCAGATGCTTATGGAAGAGGATATTGAAGAAATGTCTTGTATGTTTCAAGAGTCTGCAGCTCTTCGAGTTACAGAAAGATCGTTTTATGAAGTTATCGGGGAGGAGTACCCTCCTCCCCCGAATCTTGAGAAACTGTCCGATTTAGGTCAGAATGGATATAATAGTAGGGAACGTAGCGGCTTTTACTATAGTGGAAATGATGGTCGTGATGGCATACTATGCCCGAATTGGAATCTTGATCTCGGTGGGTATGACGTGTCACAGGTGCCACGTTTTCTTGATGGTGTTGCTTTGCGTTCAACTTCTTGGTCGCCTCACAGTTCGTCAAGCACTGTCCCGGATGTGCTGGTGGATTCTCCTGTGAGCACACTTAGGATTCCTGATATATTTTGTGACAGCGAGTCTATTATGCAGTTTAAGAAAGGGGTGGAGGAGGCAAGTAAGTTCATTCCTCGGGGTAATAGTTTGTTTGCTGATGTGAGGTATAATGTCGTGGGGGGCGAGCAAAATGAAGAGAGAAATGATGCATTAGTAAAGGTTGAGAAATATGGAGAAAGGCAATCTCCTGAAAGGTcaagagggaagaaaaaccctcttcAAGAAGATGTAGTAGATTTAACTGAAGAGAGAAATAACAAGCAGTCTGCGGTGTTTTCTGAATCAACTGTTCGATCTGAAATGTTCGATAGGGTGCTGCTATGCAGTGCAGGAAAAAATGAGTCTGCTCTTCGCGAGTCCTGGCAGACCATACCAAGGCGCAATGTGTTACAGAACGGCGTTTCAAAGGGATCTAATGGTAAGAAGTCACAAGGAAATAAACAAGGGAATAAACAAGATGTAGTGGAATTGAGTAAGAATTCACAAGCAAAGAAACAAGGGGGTAAAAGAGATGTAGTAGACTTGGGAACACTCTTGATACTTTGTGCACAAGCTGTTGCTGCTGATAATCGAAGGACAGCAAATGAGCTTCTGAAGCAGATCAGGCAATGTTGTTCTCCGATGGGGGACGGGATGCAGAGGTTAGCCTATTATTTTGCTGATGGTCTTGAGGCACGGATGGCGGGTTCTGGCACTCATATCTATAGAGCCCTTATTACACTGCCTGCATCAGCGGCTGATGTCTTGAAAGGTTACCAGCTACTGCTTGCTGCCTGCCCGTTCAGGAAGATCTCTATCTTTTTCTCAAATAAGGCAATTATGAATTTAGCTGAAAATGCTTCAAAAGTACATATTATAGATATTGGTATTATGTGGGGTTTCCAATGGCCTGCCATCATACAACGTCTCTCTTCTAGACCGGGTGGACCTCCCAAGCTTCGTATAACTGGGATTGATTTTCCATATCCTGGTTTTCGACCAGCAGTGAGGGTTGAGGAAACGGGGAGACGGTTAACTAATTATGCAAAGAGTTTCAATGTTCCTTTTGAGTTCAATGCTATAGCGCAGAAGTGGGAAACGATTAAACTCGAGGATCTTAAGATCAATAACGGTGAGATTCTTGTCGTGAACTGTTTGTACCGTTTTAGGCATCTGCTCGATGAGACTGTGGATGTAAATAGTCCAAGAGATGTTTTTCTGAATCTTATCAGGAAGTCGAATCCAGACGTTTTCATACTGGGGATTGTAAATGGTGCTTATAATTCCCCATTCTTTATCACACGATTCCGCGAGGCTCTTTTCCATTACTCGTCCTTGTTTGATATGCTTGAAGCTAATATTCCCCGGGAAGTGCACGAGAGAATGCTGATTGAAAAGAACATGCTTGGTCGCGAGGCAAAGAATGTCATCGCGTGTGAAGCAGCTGAGAGAATTGAGAGACCAGAATCATACAAGCAGTGGCAAGACCGAATTATAAAAGCTGGTTTTCGACAGCTACCTTTGGATGAGGAGATCATGAGAATGGCAACGGAACGATTCAAGGTGTACGACAAGAATTTCGTGATCGATGTAGATAATGAATGGCTACTGCAGGGATGGAAAGGTCGTATCGGATATGCACTTTCAACATGGAAATCAGCTTGTTAA
- the LOC107782283 gene encoding dihydrolipoyl dehydrogenase 2, chloroplastic, which yields MRELKNLHHLKALGLQVSAAGYDRQAVADHANNLALKIRNNLTNSMKALGVDILTGVGTIVGPQRVKYGKAGFSDNEVTARDIIIATGSVPFVPRGIEVDGKTVITSDHALKLEFVPEWIAIVGSGYIGLEFSDVYTALGSEVTFIEALDQLMPGFDPEISKLAQRVLVNPRKIDYHTGVFATKITPAKDGRPVVIELTDAKTKELKETLEVDAALIATGRAPFTNGLGLENINVLTQRGFIPVDERMRVIDADGKLVPHLYCIGDANGKMMLAHAASAQGISVVEQVSGRDHVLNHLSVPAACFTHPEISMVGLTEPQAREKAEKDGFEISIAKTSFKANTKALAENEGEGLAKLIYRPDTGEILGVHIFGMHAADLIHEASNAMALGTRIQDIKFAVHAHPTLSEVLDELFKSAKVNTQDHSSVREPIAI from the exons ATGCGGGAACTTAAGAATTTGCACCATTTGAAAGCTTTGGGTTTGCAG GTTTCAGCCGCTGGCTATGACAGGCAAGCAGTGGCTGATCATGCTAATAATCTTGCCTTGAAAATTCGTAATAACTTGACAAACTCAATGAAGGCACTTGGTGTGGACATTTTGACCGGAGTGGGTACCATAGTG GGTCCTCAAAGGGTGAAGTACGGAAAAGCTGGTTTTTCTGACAATGAAGTTACCGCAAGGGATATAATCATCGCTACTGGTTCCGTCCCTTTTGTTCCCAGAGGCATTGAAGTTGATG GGAAGACTGTTATTACGAGCGACCATGCTCTCAAACTGGAATTTGTCCCTGAATGGATAGCTATAGTAGGAAGTGGTTATATTGGACTTGAATTTAGTGATGTGTACACTGCACTTGGTAGTGAG GTTACCTTTATTGAAGCTTTAGATCAACTTATGCCCGGATTTGATCCTGAAATTAGTAAGTTAGCTCAAAGAGTTCTCGTAAATCCAAGGAAAATTGATTATCATACTGGAGTGTTTGCAACGAAG ATTACCCCAGCAAAGGATGGGAGACCAGTTGTTATTGAGCTAACTGATGCCAAGACCAAAGAACTGAAGGAAACTTTGGAG GTTGATGCAGCTCTGATTGCAACTGGTAGAGCTCCCTTCACGAATGGTCTAGGGCTGGAAAAT ATTAACGTGTTGACACAACGAGGTTTTATTCCTGTTGATGAGCGCATGCGAGTTATTGATGCTGATGGAAAACTG GTCCCTCACCTTTATTGTATTGGCGATGCGAATGGTAAAATGATGCTTGCTCATGCAGCCAGTGCTCAGGGAATATCTG TTGTCGAACAAGTCTCTGGAAGAGATCACGTGCTTAACCATTTGAGCGTTCCAGCTGCTTGTTTTACTCATCCTGAAATCAGCATGGTTGGACTGACTGAG CCACAAGCTCGAGAAAAAGCTGAAAAGGACGGGTTTGAGATAAGCATTGCAAAAACAAGTTTTAAGGCAAACACAAAAGCACTTGCAGAAAATGAAGGGGAAGGACTTGCAAAG TTGATATACAGACCGGACACGGGGGAGATTCTTGGAGTTCATATCTTTGGTATGCATGCTGCAGACCTCATTCATGAAGCATCCAACGCCATGGCATTGGGAACAAGAATTCAG GATATAAAGTTTGCAGTGCATGCACATCCAACATTGTCTGAAGTCCTTGATGAACTATTCAAATCAGCTAAG GTAAACACTCAAGACCATAGCTCAGTGCGCGAACCAATTGCTATCTAG
- the LOC107782281 gene encoding DNA-directed RNA polymerases II, IV and V subunit 9A, with amino-acid sequence MSTMKFCRECNNILYPKEDKEQKILLYACRNCDHQEPAENNCVYRNEIHHSAAERTQVLQDVAADPTLPRTKSVRCSQCGHGEAVFFQATARGEEGMTLFFVCCNPNCGHRWRD; translated from the exons ATGAGTACTATGAAATTTTGCCGAGAATG TAACAATATTTTGTATCCTAAAGAAGACAAGGAGCAGAAGATCCTCCTTTATGCTTGCCGTAATTGTGATCATCAG gaGCCTGCTGAAAACAATTGCGTGTATAGAAATGAGATACATCATTCTGCTGCGGAGCGCACACAAGTGTTGCAGGATGTAGCAGCAGATCCAACTTTGCCTCGTACAAAATCTGTTCGATGTTCTCAATGTGGTCATGGAGAAGCAGTTTTCTTCCAG GCAACTGCAAGGGGAGAAGAAGGTATGACACTCTTCTTTGTTTGCTGCAACCCGAATTGTGGACACAGGTGGAGAGATTGA